One Flavobacteriales bacterium DNA window includes the following coding sequences:
- a CDS encoding DUF962 domain-containing protein: MAERIYKSFSEFYPYYLTEHSKRGTRITHFIGISLFLLLAIYSILRLNGWMFLFGVIAAYGWAWVGHFFIEKNKPATFQYPLWSLASDFKLYFQIWGGKEGFSVKE, translated from the coding sequence ATGGCCGAACGGATCTACAAGTCATTTAGCGAGTTCTATCCCTACTACCTCACCGAGCACAGTAAACGGGGTACCCGCATCACTCATTTTATCGGAATCTCCCTGTTCTTGCTGCTCGCTATTTACAGTATTCTCCGCCTCAACGGCTGGATGTTTTTGTTCGGGGTCATAGCGGCATATGGGTGGGCGTGGGTCGGACACTTCTTTATCGAAAAAAACAAACCCGCCACATTCCAATACCCCTTATGGAGCCTGGCCTCGGACTTCAAATTGTACTTTCAAATTTGGGGCGGAAAAGAAGGGTTCTCCGTTAAAGAATAG